A genomic window from Sphingobacterium spiritivorum includes:
- the msrA gene encoding peptide-methionine (S)-S-oxide reductase MsrA → MLVTFGGGCFWCTEVIFQNTDGVKSVLPGYMGGKNDHPTYEQVCTGTTDHVEVVQLDIDESKVSFEDLLKIFFKTHNPTTLNRQGNDVGTQYRSVVFYHNEEQKEKAERFIQQLDAEHVYADPVVTAVEPASTFWEAEDYHHNYFNSHPENPFCSVVIAPKLQKFLKEFKA, encoded by the coding sequence ATGCTAGTAACATTTGGAGGGGGATGCTTTTGGTGTACCGAAGTAATCTTTCAGAATACTGACGGAGTAAAATCAGTTTTACCGGGATATATGGGAGGAAAGAATGACCATCCCACTTATGAACAGGTATGTACAGGTACTACAGACCATGTAGAAGTCGTTCAATTGGATATTGATGAATCAAAAGTAAGTTTTGAGGATCTGCTTAAAATCTTTTTTAAGACTCATAATCCTACTACACTCAATAGACAAGGCAACGATGTCGGTACGCAATACCGTTCGGTAGTATTCTATCACAATGAAGAACAAAAGGAGAAAGCTGAACGCTTTATTCAGCAGCTGGACGCAGAGCATGTATATGCTGATCCTGTTGTAACTGCTGTAGAGCCGGCAAGTACATTCTGGGAAGCTGAAGATTATCACCATAATTATTTTAATTCGCATCCTGAGAATCCATTCTGTTCTGTCGTAATAGCACCAAAACTGCAGAAATTTCTAAAAGAATTTAAAGCATAA
- a CDS encoding N(4)-(beta-N-acetylglucosaminyl)-L-asparaginase has protein sequence MHSRRKFIKQGIVGAAALGSISTLSGFAEDKILKPGKPIVISTWDFGIAANQAAWEVLSKKGKAIDAVEQGVRVPEADLKNMTVGKGGYPDRDGNVTLDACIMDSEGNCGSVAALEHIAHPISVARLVMEKTPHVMLVGEGALQFALEQGFEKENLLTPEGEKAWKEWLKEKKYKPVMNIENKGFAAERLPGNQYNHDTIGMLALDSDGNLAGACTTSGMAFKMHGRVGDSPIIGAGLYVDNEIGGATSTGVGEEVIRTVGSFLVVELMRQGYSPEAACKEAVERIIKKKPQTAKEIQVGFLALNKKGEYGSYALQNGFSYAVCTEEKQDLLIKGKHIFK, from the coding sequence ATGCATTCAAGACGTAAATTTATAAAACAAGGAATCGTTGGTGCGGCTGCTTTAGGAAGTATAAGTACACTTAGCGGTTTTGCTGAAGACAAAATACTGAAACCGGGCAAACCTATTGTAATCTCAACCTGGGATTTTGGGATAGCTGCAAACCAGGCTGCCTGGGAGGTGTTAAGTAAAAAAGGGAAAGCTATAGATGCTGTAGAGCAGGGAGTACGTGTGCCGGAGGCAGATCTGAAAAATATGACTGTAGGTAAGGGCGGATATCCGGACAGAGACGGCAATGTAACCCTGGATGCCTGTATCATGGATTCAGAAGGTAACTGTGGCTCAGTCGCCGCATTGGAGCATATTGCACATCCGATATCTGTGGCAAGGTTAGTAATGGAAAAGACACCTCATGTGATGCTGGTAGGTGAAGGAGCCTTGCAATTTGCTTTAGAGCAGGGGTTTGAGAAGGAAAACCTGCTTACCCCTGAAGGGGAAAAAGCATGGAAAGAATGGTTGAAGGAGAAGAAGTATAAACCTGTCATGAATATTGAGAACAAGGGGTTTGCGGCAGAGCGTCTGCCCGGCAATCAATATAATCATGATACCATCGGAATGCTGGCTTTAGACAGCGACGGCAATCTTGCCGGAGCGTGTACGACAAGCGGCATGGCATTCAAAATGCACGGTAGGGTAGGTGACAGCCCGATTATCGGAGCAGGCCTATATGTGGATAATGAAATAGGAGGAGCTACTTCGACCGGTGTAGGAGAAGAAGTGATCCGTACAGTAGGAAGTTTTCTGGTAGTAGAACTTATGCGACAAGGTTATTCCCCTGAAGCAGCATGTAAAGAAGCTGTAGAACGCATTATTAAAAAGAAACCACAGACAGCTAAAGAAATACAGGTTGGATTTCTTGCACTTAATAAAAAGGGAGAATATGGCTCGTATGCATTGCAGAATGGATTTTCTTATGCTGTATGTACGGAAGAAAAGCAGGATCTGCTGATCAAGGGCAAACATATTTTTAAATAA
- a CDS encoding C40 family peptidase translates to MKTFITYSFLAFTLFTSINHVNAQVIDSTTYLKIKELQETVKTEIAPDKRLKIIEFLSVDIPKNVYVIQTTEKTAKDRLEQQLKGINAQVSVTLLPDASVADKPAGVVNLSVANLRTKPEHSAEMASQVLLGAQVDILQKIKGDYRVRTAEGYIAWVPTSSVVAVTNEELNDWKKAKKIIFTDEYGKSYATANTQGQQVSDLVYGDMLILNGESGNFYAVTYPDKRKAYVRKEQAMTYDKWLTSRKPTSENIISSARTMLGLPYLWGGTSTKGVDCSGFTKTAYFMNGYIIPRDASQQVLTGQKIDILDKDGHFDPEKALKNLKPADLLFFAAGKSSNPDARVTHVALYIGNGTFIHSAGSVRINSMLKDSPDYDDFQTRTVVAARRYLGEHESNLQKVENSTYYNAGK, encoded by the coding sequence ATGAAGACTTTTATTACTTACTCATTTCTTGCATTTACCTTATTTACAAGTATAAATCATGTAAATGCGCAAGTTATTGACTCTACTACCTACCTCAAGATCAAAGAACTGCAAGAAACCGTAAAAACGGAAATTGCTCCGGACAAAAGATTAAAGATTATAGAGTTTTTATCTGTTGATATTCCCAAAAACGTCTATGTTATCCAGACGACCGAAAAAACAGCAAAAGACAGACTTGAACAACAATTAAAAGGAATCAATGCTCAGGTATCGGTCACCTTACTTCCCGATGCTTCTGTAGCGGACAAGCCCGCAGGAGTGGTCAATCTATCCGTTGCCAATCTGCGCACCAAACCCGAACATTCTGCAGAGATGGCAAGTCAGGTATTATTGGGCGCTCAGGTAGATATACTGCAAAAGATAAAAGGCGACTATCGTGTGCGTACAGCTGAGGGATATATTGCGTGGGTTCCGACATCCTCTGTTGTCGCTGTAACAAATGAAGAGTTGAACGATTGGAAAAAAGCGAAGAAAATTATCTTTACTGATGAATACGGCAAGTCCTATGCTACTGCAAATACGCAGGGACAACAGGTCTCTGACCTGGTATACGGGGATATGCTGATCCTGAATGGCGAAAGCGGCAATTTTTATGCGGTAACGTACCCGGATAAAAGAAAAGCCTATGTGCGCAAAGAACAGGCGATGACCTACGACAAATGGTTAACATCACGCAAGCCAACCTCTGAGAATATTATCAGCAGCGCGAGGACCATGCTGGGTCTGCCTTATCTGTGGGGAGGTACTTCTACCAAAGGAGTGGATTGCAGCGGTTTTACCAAAACGGCTTATTTTATGAACGGTTATATTATTCCTCGGGATGCTTCACAACAGGTTCTCACAGGCCAGAAAATTGACATTCTGGACAAGGACGGTCATTTTGATCCTGAAAAAGCTTTAAAAAATCTAAAACCTGCCGACCTGTTGTTTTTTGCAGCAGGCAAAAGCAGCAATCCCGATGCCCGTGTAACACATGTGGCCCTTTATATAGGCAACGGTACATTTATTCATTCCGCAGGATCAGTACGTATCAACAGTATGCTTAAAGATTCGCCTGATTATGATGACTTCCAGACCAGAACTGTAGTCGCTGCAAGACGTTATCTTGGAGAACATGAAAGTAACCTGCAAAAAGTAGAGAACAGCACCTATTACAATGCCGGAAAGTAA
- a CDS encoding dipeptide epimerase: protein MSTTADWIAKDFGAFKLRYRPYTLELRHVFTVASFSRSTTPVVLTELEYDGIIGYGEASMPPYLGESQESVINFLNQIDLSSFNSPFQTEEILHYVDQTMLKNTAAKAAIDIALHDLLGKILQQPFYKIWGLDAALIPPTSYTIGIDTEEMIRQKVAESDQFKILKVKLGLDTDKMIIDTIRKVTDRPLCADVNQGWKSREQALEMAHWLAERNVVFLEQPMPKEQIDDNAWLTEHSPIPTIADEACQRLADVPALKDVYTGINIKLMKCTGMREAKKMAELARALEMKVMIGCMTETSCAISAAAQLAPLVDWADLDGALLIANDIYDGMQVVEGKCILPERPGIGILKI, encoded by the coding sequence ATGAGTACAACAGCTGATTGGATAGCTAAAGACTTCGGAGCATTCAAATTGCGTTACCGTCCCTATACGTTAGAACTACGTCATGTATTTACTGTTGCATCTTTCAGTCGCAGCACGACCCCCGTAGTCCTCACAGAACTGGAATATGACGGTATTATCGGATATGGAGAAGCCAGTATGCCTCCTTATCTCGGTGAATCGCAGGAAAGCGTGATCAATTTTCTGAATCAGATTGATCTGAGCAGCTTCAACTCCCCTTTCCAGACCGAAGAAATCCTGCACTATGTGGATCAGACCATGCTCAAAAACACGGCTGCCAAAGCGGCGATAGATATTGCACTGCATGATTTGCTGGGAAAAATCCTGCAACAGCCCTTTTATAAAATATGGGGATTAGATGCGGCACTTATCCCTCCTACATCCTATACCATCGGTATCGATACGGAAGAAATGATCCGGCAGAAAGTAGCTGAATCGGATCAGTTTAAGATCCTGAAAGTAAAACTCGGACTGGATACGGATAAAATGATTATCGATACTATTCGTAAAGTGACTGACCGCCCGCTATGTGCAGATGTCAACCAGGGGTGGAAATCCAGAGAACAGGCATTAGAAATGGCTCATTGGCTGGCGGAGCGCAATGTGGTTTTTCTGGAACAGCCTATGCCTAAGGAACAGATAGATGACAATGCCTGGCTTACGGAACACAGTCCGATCCCGACGATCGCAGATGAGGCCTGCCAGCGGCTGGCTGATGTGCCGGCTTTGAAAGATGTATACACCGGTATCAATATCAAACTCATGAAATGTACCGGAATGCGGGAAGCAAAAAAAATGGCTGAATTAGCAAGAGCTCTGGAAATGAAAGTCATGATCGGTTGTATGACAGAAACGTCCTGTGCTATCTCAGCCGCAGCACAGTTAGCTCCTTTAGTGGACTGGGCGGATCTGGATGGAGCACTATTGATCGCAAATGATATTTATGATGGTATGCAGGTTGTAGAGGGGAAATGCATCCTGCCGGAAAGACCGGGAATTGG